The genomic window TTCATGCAGCAGTGAGAAAATGCCAGAATTCTGCAGACGACAAACGCGACATGCAGATGATAATGTACGCTGGCATTAAATTCATAAATGGACATCAACACGATGACAATATGATACGGCCCCCAGCATATAAAGAAAGCTATAACAATGCACAGCACCAATATCACAGTCCTGTGTTTCTGCCTGGTCGACGTTGACATGAGAGTTAGAATGATTTTGGTATAACAGAAAACAATGATGGCAAACGGTATGAGGAACAGCAGGATGAGTTGTGAATAATATCCCACTGTATCATCTTCAGTATTTGTGCTTTTACAAGCATAGGTGTCGACATGGTCAATTTGTGCCTTTGAGGCTAATGAATCTCTCAGACAAGCAATCAAACTTATGATCCATGCACCAACACAGGCAGCTTTTGAACATTTGAGCCTTCGACTTCGTGTCAGCCAGTAACTTCTCACCACCACCACAACAAAACGGTCAAGGGTCATGGCTGTAAGAAGAATAAGACTTCCGTAGATTCCCACAAAATAGGCCCCGATCATGATCTTGCAGGCGACGTCACCAAAAACCCAATGATGAAGAAACTCCACACACCAGAAAGGCAGCGTCAGTGTGAACAGAAGATCGAAAAGTgc from Megalobrama amblycephala isolate DHTTF-2021 linkage group LG17, ASM1881202v1, whole genome shotgun sequence includes these protein-coding regions:
- the xcr1b.2 gene encoding chemokine XC receptor 1; this encodes MELSNSTSSYENVSYDYYIYSDDDLVIMSEDDDYKTTTAVCYAVVFCLSILGNGFLIFALTCYEDLKRATNLFMFCLALFDLLFTLTLPFWCVEFLHHWVFGDVACKIMIGAYFVGIYGSLILLTAMTLDRFVVVVVRSYWLTRSRRLKCSKAACVGAWIISLIACLRDSLASKAQIDHVDTYACKSTNTEDDTVGYYSQLILLFLIPFAIIVFCYTKIILTLMSTSTRQKHRTVILVLCIVIAFFICWGPYHIVIVLMSIYEFNASVHYHLHVAFVVCRILAFSHCCMNPALYILRGKYRNLLSSFLFCSPELRHSGPYRGPTDPSDSRIHPYMNEEALENGGVRQTNATELVTM